One region of Roseovarius faecimaris genomic DNA includes:
- a CDS encoding 2-dehydro-3-deoxygalactonokinase yields MTDWVALGREAGAFLGYLVRDGAVDGPARAASEAEVLRALGAEGAPLRRIGEGTATRLPARIIPQTAGDLSVLEQETPPDVISAWVRLWVIGLRAERPNWDGVICAFQGDVVHWLHVSADEIVSSQSSLTPRLATALDVSGAAPDPEAVAEGLSRPERLAQWMRTAEVTGRADCALGALIGAELAAMRAYWLGQQVMVIGDSPLVPGYAAALQVQGVPCERSAPAQWITPGLLALAAVG; encoded by the coding sequence ATGACCGACTGGGTCGCGCTGGGCCGGGAGGCGGGCGCCTTTCTGGGCTATCTCGTTCGTGACGGGGCCGTTGACGGACCCGCCCGCGCAGCTTCGGAGGCCGAGGTGCTGCGCGCCTTAGGGGCAGAGGGTGCGCCCCTGCGCCGGATCGGAGAGGGGACAGCCACGCGCCTGCCCGCCCGGATTATCCCCCAAACCGCAGGCGACCTGTCCGTGTTGGAGCAGGAGACCCCGCCGGATGTGATCAGCGCCTGGGTGCGGCTCTGGGTGATCGGCCTGCGGGCCGAACGACCCAACTGGGACGGGGTGATCTGCGCGTTTCAGGGCGATGTGGTGCACTGGCTGCACGTCTCTGCGGATGAGATTGTCAGCTCGCAAAGCAGCCTGACGCCGCGCTTGGCGACAGCGTTGGACGTGTCCGGGGCCGCGCCGGACCCCGAGGCGGTCGCGGAGGGCCTGAGCCGTCCCGAGCGGCTGGCACAATGGATGCGCACGGCAGAGGTTACAGGCCGGGCGGACTGCGCGCTTGGCGCGCTGATCGGCGCCGAGCTGGCGGCGATGCGGGCCTATTGGCTCGGGCAGCAGGTGATGGTGATCGGCGACAGCCCCTTGGTGCCGGGTTATGCCGCCGCATTGCAGGTGCAAGGCGTGCCCTGTGAGCGTTCAGCCCCGGCGCAATGGATAACGCCCGGCTTGCTGGCACTCGCGGCGGTCGGGTGA
- a CDS encoding sensor histidine kinase has protein sequence MRPRIRQKWRPPLALVIGGTLAAFLTLPMIGIGYFKLAGFILGWGETTLLFFVVALISTLILGFLLWRLVLRPVYALTAHAEAVRDGRDDTPLPPHFGTPEISALGQAMLEMETTLQDREAGLRAYTNHVTHELKSPLTSLIGAAELLEDADEADREALVATIQHSSRRLQELLDALRRLAVAREPVGRGPVRVSDAVARLERPPGLAVELEGEASLPIDAEALDAVLGHLAGNAAAHGADLMHLQAEGATLTVSDNGSGIAPGNQARVFDPFFTTRRSADGTGMGLAIVRTMLEAAGGDITLAPSDHGARFVIHFETL, from the coding sequence ATGCGCCCCCGGATAAGGCAGAAATGGCGCCCGCCTCTGGCCCTGGTCATTGGCGGGACGCTGGCGGCGTTCCTGACGCTGCCGATGATCGGGATCGGCTATTTCAAGCTGGCCGGGTTCATCCTTGGCTGGGGCGAGACGACATTGCTGTTCTTCGTGGTCGCCCTGATCTCCACCCTGATCCTGGGGTTTTTGCTGTGGCGGCTGGTGCTGCGCCCGGTTTACGCGCTCACCGCCCATGCCGAAGCGGTGCGCGACGGGCGCGACGACACCCCCTTGCCGCCGCATTTCGGCACACCGGAGATCTCGGCCCTGGGCCAGGCCATGCTGGAGATGGAGACGACGCTGCAGGACCGCGAGGCAGGGCTGCGCGCCTATACCAATCACGTCACCCACGAGCTGAAATCACCCCTGACCAGCCTGATCGGCGCAGCCGAGCTGTTGGAGGATGCCGACGAGGCCGACCGAGAGGCGCTGGTGGCCACGATCCAGCACAGCTCGCGCCGCCTGCAGGAGTTGCTCGATGCGCTGCGCCGCCTGGCGGTGGCGCGCGAGCCGGTGGGGCGCGGGCCGGTGCGGGTTTCAGACGCGGTGGCCCGGCTGGAGCGTCCGCCGGGCCTGGCGGTGGAGCTCGAGGGCGAGGCCAGCCTGCCGATTGACGCCGAGGCGCTGGATGCGGTGCTGGGGCATCTGGCGGGCAATGCGGCGGCGCATGGCGCGGACCTCATGCATCTGCAGGCTGAGGGAGCGACGCTTACGGTCAGCGACAACGGTTCGGGTATCGCCCCCGGCAATCAGGCCCGGGTGTTCGATCCGTTCTTTACCACCCGGCGCAGCGCCGACGGCACGGGGATGGGTCTGGCTATCGTGCGCACCATGCTTGAGGCCGCGGGGGGCGACATCACACTGGCCCCGTCCGACCACGGGGCGCGGTTCGTCATTCATTTCGAAACCCTGTAG
- a CDS encoding response regulator transcription factor: MADILIIDDDPQIRDVLRIALKKAGHAVAEAGDGAEGLAKARNGRADLIVLDIGMPEMDGLELCRRLRGEGNDTPVLFLTARDEEIDRILGFELGGDDYVTKPFSPRELIARIRAILKRSEGRGGAGNGPVMSHGALRLDPARHLCSFDSTSITLTGREMALLEHLMRHPEHVATKAQLTDAVYGPHIHVSERTLDSHLRNLRSKLADAGCEAAIETVHGVGIRMGSCAPG; encoded by the coding sequence ATGGCCGATATCCTGATCATCGACGATGATCCGCAGATCCGCGATGTGCTGCGCATCGCGCTGAAGAAAGCCGGGCATGCGGTGGCCGAGGCGGGCGACGGGGCCGAGGGGCTGGCCAAGGCGCGAAACGGCCGGGCAGACCTGATCGTGCTCGATATCGGGATGCCCGAGATGGACGGGCTGGAGCTCTGCCGCCGCCTGCGGGGCGAGGGTAACGACACGCCGGTGCTTTTCCTGACCGCGCGGGACGAAGAGATCGACCGCATTCTCGGCTTCGAGCTGGGCGGCGACGATTACGTGACCAAGCCCTTCTCGCCGCGCGAACTGATCGCCCGCATCCGCGCCATCCTGAAGCGGAGCGAAGGGCGTGGCGGCGCAGGCAATGGGCCGGTGATGAGCCACGGGGCGCTCAGGCTCGATCCGGCGCGGCATCTGTGCAGCTTTGACAGCACCAGCATCACCCTGACGGGGCGCGAGATGGCGCTTCTGGAACATCTGATGCGCCATCCGGAGCATGTCGCCACCAAGGCGCAACTGACCGATGCGGTCTATGGCCCGCATATCCATGTCTCAGAACGCACGCTGGACAGTCACCTTCGCAACCTGCGGTCAAAGCTTGCCGATGCGGGGTGCGAGGCGGCGATCGAGACGGTGCATGGCGTTGGCATCAGGATGGGTTCATGCGCCCCCGGATAA
- a CDS encoding FAD-dependent oxidoreductase — protein MTLPTLLSPLTIRGRTFRNRIFSTGHMTVMLQDGVPTDRMVAYHEARAKGGAALIIIEAARAHASGDSGRPAIRAYDDACIPGYRRIAEACQPHGAMVFGQLTHPGREMPMAADGTHAVAHAPSAIPNERFHVMPREMPVSMVQDIIAGFGDAAARLRKAGLDGVEVVASHGYLLSQFLNPRLNHRTDAYGGSFDNRLRFVAESLAAVRERIGDKMILGIRLSGDEKGHDGLEGAEMVEIARALASLGVLDYLNVTAGTSSSLAGSTHIVPPMAYGAAYTAPLAAAIRAQVDLPVFVAGRINQPQIAESVLSSGQADMCGMTRAMIADPLMPQKAREGRLDDIRACVACNQACIGHMLNGVPISCIQHPETGRELEFGDLPKTETPRRVMVVGGGPAGLKAAAVAAARGHEVTLYEAHATLGGQVNLAQMLPGRAEFGGVTPNLTREAEQAGVRIRLNAVVTREVIDSEAPDALILATGATPYMPAIEGAEEAHVVEPWAVLQGTANVGSRVVIADWRCDWIGLGIAEKLARDGCHVRLAVNGMTAGQSIPQYARDAWLGELHRLGVEITPYTRLYGVDEDSAYFQHTLSGEPVVFDGVDTTVAALGHRSETVLAQAVANWPGEVHMIGDALSPRTVEEAVLEGLRVGARL, from the coding sequence ATGACACTGCCCACGCTTCTGTCACCGCTGACCATACGCGGGCGTACATTTCGCAACCGCATCTTTTCCACAGGTCATATGACGGTGATGCTGCAGGACGGTGTGCCGACGGACCGGATGGTGGCCTATCACGAGGCCCGGGCCAAGGGAGGGGCAGCGCTGATCATTATCGAGGCGGCGCGGGCGCATGCCTCGGGCGATAGTGGCCGCCCGGCGATCCGCGCCTATGACGATGCCTGCATCCCGGGGTACCGGCGCATTGCCGAAGCGTGCCAGCCGCATGGCGCCATGGTCTTTGGTCAACTCACCCATCCGGGCCGTGAAATGCCGATGGCCGCCGATGGCACCCATGCCGTGGCGCATGCGCCCTCGGCCATCCCCAATGAGCGCTTCCATGTTATGCCGCGCGAGATGCCGGTCAGCATGGTGCAGGACATCATCGCAGGCTTTGGCGATGCGGCGGCGCGGCTGCGCAAGGCGGGGTTGGATGGGGTCGAGGTGGTGGCCTCGCACGGGTATTTGCTGAGCCAGTTCCTGAACCCGCGCCTCAATCACCGGACGGATGCGTATGGCGGCAGTTTCGACAATCGCCTGCGGTTCGTGGCCGAGAGTCTGGCGGCGGTGCGCGAGCGTATCGGTGACAAGATGATCCTTGGCATTCGCCTGTCCGGCGACGAGAAGGGGCATGACGGGCTGGAAGGCGCGGAGATGGTCGAGATCGCCAGGGCGTTGGCGTCTCTCGGTGTGCTGGATTATCTCAACGTGACCGCCGGGACATCATCGAGCCTTGCGGGCTCCACCCATATCGTGCCGCCGATGGCTTATGGGGCCGCCTATACCGCGCCGCTGGCCGCTGCGATCCGGGCGCAGGTCGATCTGCCTGTTTTCGTCGCGGGGCGGATCAACCAGCCGCAGATTGCCGAAAGCGTGCTGAGCAGCGGGCAGGCCGATATGTGCGGCATGACCCGGGCGATGATTGCCGACCCGCTGATGCCGCAGAAGGCCCGCGAGGGGCGGCTTGACGATATCCGCGCCTGTGTCGCCTGCAATCAGGCCTGTATCGGTCACATGCTGAACGGCGTGCCGATCTCCTGCATTCAGCACCCGGAGACGGGCCGGGAGCTGGAGTTCGGGGATTTGCCAAAAACCGAGACGCCGCGCCGGGTGATGGTCGTGGGTGGCGGGCCTGCCGGGCTGAAGGCCGCAGCAGTGGCGGCGGCGCGCGGGCATGAGGTCACGCTTTACGAGGCGCATGCCACGCTGGGCGGACAGGTCAACCTGGCGCAAATGCTGCCCGGGCGGGCGGAGTTTGGCGGGGTGACGCCGAACCTGACACGCGAGGCGGAACAGGCGGGGGTGCGCATCAGGCTCAACGCGGTGGTGACGCGCGAGGTGATTGACAGCGAAGCGCCTGACGCGCTGATCCTCGCCACCGGGGCCACGCCTTATATGCCGGCTATCGAAGGTGCGGAGGAGGCGCATGTGGTCGAGCCCTGGGCCGTGCTGCAGGGCACGGCCAATGTCGGCTCACGCGTGGTGATCGCCGACTGGCGCTGTGACTGGATCGGGCTGGGGATCGCCGAGAAGTTGGCGCGCGATGGTTGTCATGTGCGGCTGGCGGTGAACGGGATGACGGCGGGCCAGAGCATTCCGCAATATGCGCGGGATGCCTGGCTGGGCGAGCTGCACCGGCTGGGGGTGGAGATCACCCCCTACACGCGGCTTTACGGGGTGGATGAAGACAGCGCCTATTTCCAGCATACGCTGAGTGGCGAGCCGGTGGTGTTCGACGGTGTGGACACAACCGTTGCCGCCCTGGGCCACCGGTCGGAAACGGTGCTTGCGCAGGCTGTGGCCAATTGGCCGGGAGAAGTGCACATGATTGGCGATGCACTCAGCCCGCGCACGGTGGAAGAGGCGGTGCTGGAAGGGTTGCGCGTGGGCGCGCGTCTCTGA
- a CDS encoding FAD-dependent oxidoreductase gives MPRDTHDRDPRYDILFEPMQIGPVTAKNRFYQVPHCTGMGHLRPRTLAEMRRVKAEGGWGVVCTEYNSIHPSSDDLPTPSAALWNDSDIRAHRLMTDAVHEHGALAGAELWYGGHRTANLMTREVSMDLQSVPNAVGHPFQTRAMDRTDIRNLRRWHRNAALRARDAGFDIVYVYCTHTYLLSNFLNPRINTRGDEYGGRLENRTRLIRELIEDTKEAVGDRCAVAVRWAADEQVGKDGQPIHGERREMFEMMAELPDLWDINIADYSLEMGVSRFIKEGSLEPYMDFVKSMTTKPVVTVGRFTSPDAMVSQIRRGVVDFIGAARPSIADPFLPKKIEEGDLSAIRECIGCNICYSGDSTGTPIRCTQNPTMGEEWRKGWHPERIEPAGSDSSVLIVGAGPAGLEAARALGQRGYRVMLAEATTELGGRVSRESALPGMSEYARVRDYRLQQLQEMVNVEVFLDSRMGVEEVMEVGADHVAIATGARWRRDRYNGEVYVDIAAPGSEPLILTPDDIMAGRMPEGDVLVYDEDGYYMGGVIAEALVANGNAVTLASPSESVSEWAGKTSERWRVRRHLAGMGVRFALAQELTLFDGKTATLADVFSGENTTLDVAAVVMVTARAPVDALYQDLMTSVEGDADRLPFTLKRIGDCEAPAIVAAATYAGHRYARELDNAPDPDEPLKHDRVDVGETPEGAHLREE, from the coding sequence ATGCCCCGCGATACCCACGACCGCGATCCGCGATACGATATCCTCTTTGAACCGATGCAGATCGGCCCGGTCACAGCGAAAAACCGGTTCTACCAAGTGCCGCATTGCACCGGCATGGGCCATCTGCGCCCGCGCACCCTGGCCGAGATGCGCCGGGTCAAGGCCGAAGGCGGATGGGGGGTGGTGTGTACCGAATATAACTCGATCCACCCCAGCTCGGACGATCTGCCGACACCCTCGGCCGCGCTTTGGAATGACAGCGATATTCGCGCCCACCGGCTGATGACCGATGCGGTGCATGAGCATGGCGCGCTGGCGGGGGCAGAGCTGTGGTATGGCGGTCACCGAACCGCCAACCTGATGACACGCGAGGTGTCGATGGACCTGCAATCGGTTCCGAATGCGGTGGGCCACCCGTTCCAGACCCGCGCGATGGACCGCACGGACATCCGCAACCTGCGCCGCTGGCACCGCAACGCGGCGCTCAGAGCGCGCGACGCGGGGTTTGACATCGTTTATGTCTACTGCACGCATACCTACCTTCTGTCGAACTTCCTGAACCCGAGGATCAACACGCGGGGCGATGAGTATGGCGGACGCCTGGAGAACCGCACAAGGCTGATCCGGGAGTTGATCGAGGACACCAAGGAGGCGGTGGGCGACCGCTGTGCCGTCGCAGTCCGCTGGGCGGCGGATGAACAGGTGGGCAAGGATGGCCAGCCGATCCACGGCGAGCGGCGCGAGATGTTCGAGATGATGGCCGAACTGCCTGACCTGTGGGATATCAACATCGCCGATTACAGCCTTGAGATGGGCGTGTCGCGCTTTATCAAAGAGGGGTCATTGGAGCCCTACATGGATTTCGTGAAGTCCATGACGACCAAGCCGGTGGTGACGGTAGGCCGCTTTACCTCGCCCGATGCGATGGTGAGCCAGATCCGGCGCGGGGTGGTGGATTTCATCGGAGCGGCGCGCCCGTCGATTGCCGATCCGTTCCTGCCGAAGAAGATCGAAGAAGGTGACCTGAGCGCGATCCGCGAATGTATCGGTTGCAACATCTGCTATTCGGGAGACAGCACCGGCACGCCGATCCGCTGCACGCAGAACCCGACCATGGGCGAGGAATGGCGCAAGGGCTGGCACCCGGAGCGGATCGAGCCGGCGGGCAGCGACAGTTCGGTGCTGATCGTCGGCGCAGGGCCTGCGGGTCTGGAGGCGGCACGGGCACTGGGGCAACGCGGCTATCGGGTGATGCTGGCCGAAGCCACGACCGAACTGGGCGGGCGGGTGAGCCGCGAGAGCGCCCTTCCGGGGATGTCTGAATATGCCCGCGTGCGCGATTACCGGCTCCAGCAGCTTCAGGAAATGGTGAATGTGGAGGTCTTTCTCGATAGCCGGATGGGCGTGGAGGAGGTGATGGAGGTGGGGGCCGATCATGTGGCCATCGCCACCGGGGCACGCTGGCGGCGGGACCGCTATAATGGCGAAGTCTATGTCGATATTGCCGCACCGGGCAGCGAGCCGCTGATCCTCACGCCCGACGATATCATGGCGGGCCGGATGCCCGAGGGCGATGTGCTCGTCTATGACGAGGATGGCTATTACATGGGCGGCGTGATCGCCGAGGCGCTGGTGGCCAATGGCAACGCGGTCACGCTGGCAAGCCCGTCGGAGAGCGTGTCGGAATGGGCGGGCAAAACCTCGGAACGCTGGAGGGTGCGCCGCCATCTGGCGGGGATGGGGGTGCGCTTTGCGCTGGCACAAGAGCTGACCTTGTTCGACGGCAAGACCGCGACCCTGGCCGATGTGTTTTCCGGTGAGAACACCACGCTGGATGTCGCTGCGGTTGTGATGGTCACCGCGCGCGCGCCGGTGGATGCGCTTTATCAGGATCTGATGACCAGCGTTGAAGGGGATGCCGACCGCCTGCCCTTTACGCTGAAACGGATCGGCGATTGCGAGGCCCCGGCGATTGTCGCGGCGGCCACCTATGCCGGCCACCGCTATGCCCGCGAGTTGGACAATGCGCCGGATCCGGACGAGCCGCTGAAACATGACCGCGTCGATGTAGGCGAGACGCCCGAGGGCGCGCATTTGAGGGAGGAATGA